A single window of Girardinichthys multiradiatus isolate DD_20200921_A chromosome 15, DD_fGirMul_XY1, whole genome shotgun sequence DNA harbors:
- the LOC124882353 gene encoding elongation of very long chain fatty acids protein 4-like, with translation MEVVTHLVNDTVEFYKWSLTIADKRVENWPMMSSPSPTLAISCLYLIFLWAGPRYMQDRQPFTLRKTLIVYNFSMVVLNFYIAKELLLASRAAGYSYLCQPVNYSNDVNEVRIASALWWYYISKGVEFLDTVFFIMRKKFNQVSFLHVYHHCTMFILWWIGIKWVPGGQSFFGATINSSIHVLMYGYYGMAALGPHMQKYLWWKKYLTIIQMIQFHVTIGHAGYSLYTGCPFPCWMQWALIGYAVTFIFLFANFYYHAYRRKPSSQKGCKPVANGTLAVTNGHSNMELVEENGKRQKKGRAKRE, from the exons ATGGAGGTTGTCACACATCTTGTAAATGACACAGTAGAGTTTTATAAATGGAGCCTTACTATAGCAG ACAAGAGGGTGGAGAACTGGCCAATGATGTCGTCTCCCTCTCCCACCCTGGCCATCAGCTGTCTGTACTTGATCTTCTTGTGGGCGGGGCCAAGATACATGCAGGACCGTCAGCCATTTACGCTCAGGAAGACCCTCATAGTGTACAACTTCAGCATGGTGGTCCTCAACTTCTATATCGCCAAAGAG CTCCTACTAGCATCAAGAGCTGCTGGGTACAGCTACCTGTGTCAGCCTGTCAACTACTCAAATGACGTGAATGAAGTCAGG ATAGCATCTGCTCTTTGGTGGTATTACATCTCCAAAGGGGTGGAGTTCCTGGATACGGTCTTTTTTATAATGAGGAAGAAGTTCAATCAAGTCAGCTTTCTCCACGTCTACCATCACTGTACCATGTTCATCCTCTGGTGGATCGGTATCAAGTGGGTCCCAGGTGGACAGT CGTTTTTCGGAGCAACCATCAACTCTTCCATCCATGTGCTCATGTACGGTTACTATGGCATGGCCGCCTTGGGACCTCATATGCAGAAGTACCTCTGGTGGAAGAAGTACCTCACCATAATTCAGATG ATCCAGTTCCACGTAACCATCGGCCACGCTGGTTATTCCCTCTACACTGGCTGCCCCTTCCCCTGCTGGATGCAGTGGGCTCTGATTGGCTACGCTGTCACGTTCATCTTCCTCTTCGCCAACTTCTACTACCACGCGTACAGACGCAAACCTTCATCGCAGAAAGGCTGCAAGCCAGTGGCCAACGGCACTTTGGCTGTGACAAACGGGCACAGCAATATGGAATTAGTGgaggaaaatggaaagaggCAAAAGAAGGGAAGAGCGAAAAGGGAGTGA